A window from Schistocerca gregaria isolate iqSchGreg1 chromosome 8, iqSchGreg1.2, whole genome shotgun sequence encodes these proteins:
- the LOC126283996 gene encoding uncharacterized protein LOC126283996 produces the protein MRLCLLSSILTCIYMLLSCSSLPSVTCYRQKVIDSEYMPPASGFRVWENRYAVEPSCEELRAMWHFSKRQSRASEITNEVPTYRDPLAYNVWEPYARSRSIGGGVLTRPGRGHIYGKVVYAMPGSITYQSRPERFRAFEEVAKMLVSSRRGVPQRKVTAFRYSRGRVPYQDIPAQ, from the coding sequence ATGCGTCTCTGCCTTCTCAGCAGCATCTTAACATGTATTTACATGTTACTGTCCTGTTCATCTCTGCCGAGTGTCACCTGTTATCGTCAGAAAGTCATTGACTCCGAGTACATGCCTCCTGCTTCAGGCTTTAGGGTGTGGGAAAACCGGTATGCAGTTGAGCCAAGTTGCGAGGAGCTGCGAGCAATGTGGCATTTCTCAAAGAGGCAGTCCCGTGCTTCAGAAATCACCAATGAGGTACCAACATACAGAGATCCTCTGGCGTATAACGTATGGGAACCTTATGCGCGCTCTAGGAGCATTGGTGGTGGTGTGCTCACTCGACCAGGGCGGGGCCACATTTATGGAAAAGTTGTTTATGCAATGCCTGGGTCTATCACCTACCAGTCTCGACCAGAGAGATTCCGTGCATTTGAGGAGGTGGCGAAGATGCTTGTTAGTTCACGAAGAGGTGTGCCACAGAGGAAAGTCACAGCCTTCCGTTACTCTCGTGGTCGGGTTCCGTACCAGGATATCCCTGCTCAGTAA